Proteins from one Chitinophaga oryzae genomic window:
- a CDS encoding Re/Si-specific NAD(P)(+) transhydrogenase subunit alpha, producing the protein MIAGILKEKNGETRVSLTPEIVKQLQQMSVTVWVEQGAGAQAFYNDDAYMQAGAQIKTAAEILSLSDIIFTLQPPPREVVAQIPAGKVILGVLQPLFRPEEVEYWATRQITALSLDAIPRTTRAQVMDVLSSQANIAGYKAVLLAAYTYSRYFPMFMTAAGSIAPAKVLILGAGVAGLQAIATARRLGAVVEVFDTRPAVKEEVISLGARFVEVDGAADASAAGGYAVEQSADYQQKQQAKIAESIAKADIVITTAQIPGKKAPVLVTQPMLDQMRSGAVIIDMAAATGGNTALTRNNETVLYQGVTIIGNSNLAASMPADASKLYAKNVFNFLKLILTKEGNLQLNFEDDIVKGACITHNGEIVHERLKSAKPAASI; encoded by the coding sequence ATGATTGCAGGAATTTTAAAAGAAAAAAACGGTGAAACCCGGGTGTCCCTCACGCCTGAAATCGTGAAACAGCTGCAGCAGATGTCGGTAACCGTGTGGGTGGAGCAGGGTGCCGGCGCACAGGCTTTCTATAACGATGACGCCTATATGCAGGCGGGTGCGCAGATAAAAACTGCCGCCGAGATTCTTTCCCTGTCTGATATTATTTTTACGTTGCAACCGCCTCCGCGGGAGGTGGTGGCGCAGATACCCGCCGGGAAAGTGATCCTGGGCGTATTGCAGCCGCTGTTCCGCCCGGAAGAGGTGGAATACTGGGCCACGCGGCAGATTACGGCCCTCAGCCTCGATGCCATCCCCCGCACCACCCGTGCGCAGGTGATGGACGTGCTCAGCTCCCAGGCCAATATTGCCGGCTATAAGGCGGTCCTCCTTGCTGCGTATACCTATTCCCGTTATTTCCCCATGTTCATGACAGCTGCGGGCAGTATTGCTCCTGCCAAAGTGCTGATACTGGGCGCCGGCGTGGCCGGCTTGCAGGCTATCGCCACCGCCAGGAGACTGGGCGCAGTGGTAGAAGTATTTGACACCCGCCCGGCCGTAAAAGAAGAAGTGATAAGCCTCGGCGCCCGCTTCGTGGAAGTGGACGGCGCCGCCGACGCCTCTGCCGCCGGTGGTTATGCCGTGGAACAGAGCGCTGACTACCAGCAAAAACAACAGGCTAAAATCGCCGAAAGCATCGCCAAAGCAGATATTGTTATCACCACCGCCCAGATACCGGGCAAAAAAGCGCCGGTGCTGGTCACCCAACCCATGCTGGACCAGATGCGCAGCGGTGCCGTGATCATAGATATGGCCGCCGCCACCGGTGGTAACACCGCCCTTACCCGGAACAATGAAACTGTGCTTTACCAGGGTGTTACCATTATCGGTAATTCCAACCTCGCCGCCTCCATGCCGGCGGACGCCAGCAAACTATACGCTAAAAACGTTTTCAATTTCCTGAAACTCATATTGACCAAAGAGGGAAACCTGCAGCTGAATTTTGAGGATGACATCGTGAAGGGCGCCTGCATCACCCACAATGGCGAGATCGTCCACGAGCGCCTGAAAAGCGCAAAACCGGCTGCCAGCATCTGA
- the hemH gene encoding ferrochelatase yields the protein MVSKSEVGIILMNLGSPDSTAVPDVKRYLLEFLMDKRVIDYPWLFRKILIEGIIVPRRAEKSAEAYSSIWWEDGSPLIVLTKQLQAAVQHDMDVPVEIAMRYGNPHPEVAFGNLLKKNPQLKEVILLPLYPHYAMSSYETAAEYAKEIHKKKKYKFKLSVIPPFYDEPAYIDAVAESMRPFLQQSHDYVLFSYHGVPERHIRKGDVTGHHCMKVTDCCHVKSPAHEFCYRHQVTITAELVAAKLGLPREKWGISFQSRLGREEWLKPYTAGLLETLPKEGKKKLLVVCPAFVSDCLETLEEIAVEGKHSFMNNGGDSFTMIPCLNVHPMWVNAIVKYCNQIMQAETV from the coding sequence ATGGTATCTAAATCTGAAGTTGGCATTATTCTGATGAATCTGGGTTCGCCCGACAGTACGGCAGTTCCCGATGTAAAACGTTATCTGCTGGAGTTTCTGATGGACAAGCGCGTGATTGATTATCCATGGCTGTTCCGTAAAATACTCATAGAAGGCATCATTGTTCCCCGCCGTGCGGAGAAGTCTGCCGAAGCTTATTCCTCTATCTGGTGGGAAGACGGCTCTCCGCTGATCGTGCTTACCAAACAATTACAGGCGGCTGTGCAGCATGATATGGATGTACCCGTGGAGATAGCCATGCGTTACGGCAATCCGCACCCGGAAGTGGCGTTCGGCAACCTGCTGAAGAAGAACCCGCAGCTGAAGGAAGTGATCCTGCTGCCGCTGTATCCGCATTACGCCATGTCTTCATACGAAACAGCGGCGGAGTATGCGAAAGAAATCCACAAAAAGAAAAAATATAAATTTAAACTCTCCGTCATACCGCCTTTCTACGATGAGCCTGCCTATATTGACGCCGTCGCAGAGAGCATGCGCCCTTTCCTGCAACAAAGTCACGATTATGTGCTGTTCAGCTACCATGGGGTACCGGAACGGCATATCCGTAAAGGCGATGTCACCGGTCATCATTGCATGAAGGTGACGGATTGTTGCCATGTGAAGTCGCCGGCCCATGAGTTCTGTTACCGGCACCAGGTGACGATCACGGCGGAGCTGGTAGCGGCTAAACTGGGGCTGCCCCGTGAGAAATGGGGCATCTCTTTCCAGTCGCGCCTCGGCCGGGAGGAATGGCTGAAGCCTTATACCGCCGGTTTGCTGGAGACGTTGCCCAAAGAGGGAAAGAAAAAGCTGCTGGTCGTGTGTCCGGCGTTTGTGTCTGACTGCCTGGAAACACTGGAGGAGATCGCCGTAGAAGGGAAACACTCGTTTATGAACAACGGCGGCGATAGTTTTACCATGATCCCTTGTCTGAACGTGCATCCGATGTGGGTAAACGCTATCGTCAAATACTGTAACCAGATCATGCAAGCGGAAACCGTATAA
- the hemC gene encoding hydroxymethylbilane synthase encodes MDKIIRIGTRESQLALWQAHQVNDLLNAQGYKTTLVPIKSEGDIDLVTPLYEIGVQGIFTKSLDLALLNNRIDIAVHSFKDVPTQLPQQIVQAAVLKRGPVKDLLVYKNDTSFLDQPDYVANIATSSVRRKAQWLRKYPQHQLHNLRGNVNTRLQKLAAENWDGAIFAVAGLERINVRPANSIDLDWMLPAPAQGAVVAVCREDDTFCREACAAFNHAETALATAIEREFLRTLMGGCTTPISAYAHIDNNTVHFSGELCSLDGSRFFSISREVPATAAQHLGQSAAEEIMAQGGAELVAEIRNAG; translated from the coding sequence ATGGACAAAATTATCAGGATAGGCACACGAGAAAGCCAGCTGGCCTTATGGCAGGCACACCAGGTCAATGATCTGCTCAATGCACAGGGCTACAAAACTACCCTCGTGCCCATCAAAAGCGAAGGCGACATCGACCTCGTTACTCCGCTGTACGAAATCGGCGTTCAGGGCATCTTCACCAAAAGCCTCGACCTGGCGCTGCTCAACAACCGCATCGACATTGCCGTTCACTCTTTCAAAGACGTGCCCACCCAGCTGCCCCAACAGATTGTACAGGCAGCCGTGTTAAAGCGCGGACCGGTAAAAGACCTGCTGGTATATAAAAACGATACTTCTTTCCTCGATCAGCCGGACTATGTGGCCAACATCGCCACCAGCAGCGTACGCCGCAAGGCACAGTGGCTGCGGAAATATCCGCAACACCAGCTGCACAACCTGCGCGGCAACGTCAACACCCGCCTCCAAAAACTGGCGGCAGAGAACTGGGACGGCGCCATCTTCGCCGTGGCCGGACTGGAAAGGATCAACGTACGCCCGGCCAATTCCATAGACCTGGACTGGATGCTGCCCGCTCCCGCACAGGGCGCCGTGGTGGCCGTATGCCGCGAAGACGATACCTTCTGCCGCGAAGCCTGCGCCGCCTTTAACCATGCGGAAACAGCCCTCGCCACCGCTATTGAACGCGAATTCCTGCGTACCCTGATGGGCGGATGCACCACCCCTATCAGCGCCTACGCCCATATTGATAATAATACCGTACACTTCAGCGGGGAACTCTGCAGCCTCGACGGCTCCCGGTTCTTCTCCATCAGCCGCGAAGTGCCAGCAACAGCCGCACAACACCTCGGCCAGTCCGCCGCGGAAGAAATCATGGCGCAGGGCGGCGCTGAATTAGTAGCTGAAATCAGAAATGCCGGATAA
- a CDS encoding DPBB and LysM peptidoglycan-binding domain-containing protein — translation MVKSILSIALFGLSAGVVKAQDTLLVQGTTPALYISHVVKKGENFYSLSRAYGVPPKEIAAANKITMDHGLQLGHLLHIPLTNANFSQKADASGTPVYHKVSEKETLYRVSVNHNKVPLDNIRQWNSFQGDGLKKDSYIIVGYLKGGSGAAVAAPAPAPAPRKEVVKNEPKEQAPPVEPVTPPATEAPRKEVKKEAEARPVTDTPETTPAPAPAPKPAAPVVASGDFEKLYDQQTNGGKKATTEKGPGTWFKSNAVGKYYALHNTAARGTIIKVTNPLNGKAIYAKVLDVIPQMKSNAGLIVKLSDGAMQALGTTDARFYCELSYDN, via the coding sequence ATGGTAAAATCGATTCTATCAATAGCCTTGTTTGGTTTAAGTGCAGGAGTGGTAAAAGCGCAGGACACACTGCTGGTACAGGGTACCACACCGGCTCTTTACATCTCTCACGTTGTTAAAAAAGGAGAGAACTTCTATAGCCTGAGCCGTGCTTATGGCGTGCCCCCCAAAGAAATTGCTGCCGCCAACAAGATAACGATGGATCACGGATTGCAGTTAGGACATCTGCTGCATATCCCGCTGACAAATGCCAATTTCTCCCAGAAAGCGGATGCCAGCGGAACGCCGGTATATCACAAGGTATCTGAAAAAGAAACTTTATACCGCGTCAGTGTTAACCACAACAAAGTACCCCTGGACAACATTCGTCAATGGAACAGCTTTCAGGGCGACGGCCTGAAGAAAGACAGCTACATCATCGTTGGCTACCTGAAAGGTGGCAGCGGCGCTGCTGTTGCTGCTCCGGCGCCGGCTCCCGCCCCTCGCAAAGAGGTGGTGAAAAACGAGCCGAAAGAACAGGCGCCACCGGTTGAACCTGTAACGCCTCCGGCTACGGAAGCACCCCGGAAGGAAGTAAAAAAAGAAGCCGAAGCACGCCCGGTGACAGACACCCCGGAAACAACGCCTGCGCCTGCCCCGGCTCCGAAACCGGCAGCACCGGTAGTGGCCAGCGGCGACTTTGAAAAACTGTACGATCAGCAGACCAACGGCGGTAAAAAAGCTACGACAGAGAAAGGCCCCGGCACCTGGTTTAAAAGCAATGCTGTTGGTAAATACTACGCGCTGCACAACACAGCGGCACGCGGTACGATCATCAAAGTCACCAACCCGCTGAATGGCAAAGCCATCTACGCCAAAGTACTGGACGTGATCCCGCAGATGAAATCCAATGCAGGCCTCATCGTAAAACTGAGCGATGGCGCTATGCAGGCGCTCGGCACTACTGACGCACGTTTCTACTGCGAACTGAGCTACGATAATTAG
- a CDS encoding NAD(P) transhydrogenase subunit alpha, producing MEHILSFIQQHIELIYIVILSVFLGVEVISRVPSVLHTPLMSGANAIHGVVIIGAIIVMGQAEQDNYLALMLGFLAVILGTVNVVGGFVVTDRMLEMFKKKKK from the coding sequence ATGGAACATATTCTTTCTTTTATTCAACAACATATAGAGCTGATCTATATCGTGATCCTCTCCGTTTTCCTCGGCGTGGAAGTGATTTCACGGGTGCCTTCTGTGTTGCACACGCCGCTGATGAGCGGCGCCAACGCAATTCACGGGGTGGTGATCATCGGCGCGATCATCGTGATGGGGCAGGCGGAGCAGGACAACTATCTGGCGCTGATGCTCGGTTTTCTGGCGGTTATTCTGGGTACGGTCAATGTGGTGGGCGGTTTCGTGGTAACAGACCGTATGCTGGAGATGTTCAAAAAGAAAAAGAAATAA
- a CDS encoding NAD(P)(+) transhydrogenase (Re/Si-specific) subunit beta: MGLSVLSVIYLIGSVTFILGLKMLSKPDTARKGNLVAAAGMALAILGTIFLYKSDGKHLHNYGWIAAGLLIGSVIGVMAARKVKMTAMPEMVSMFNGMGGACAALISVVEFDHLVHSRFNPGEVFSGMAEQAVLQLHRLLQSKIEGGDLSVDLSPDLRGHLLIILLGLIIGAVSFAGSVVAWGKLNGRIRDFAFKGQHIVNLVVMAIVVIGAAVLVLTVNQRVEEAMKAGTADALLGFQLLFYLILVCALIYGVLFVLPIGGADMPVVISLLNSFTGVAAACGGFLYDNPVMLTGGILVGSAGTILTILMCRAMNRSLKNVLIGSFGGGAAAAAAGGKEQGSYKEISLSDAAVVMAYASKVMIVPGYGLAVAQAQHACHELEKLLEDKGVEVKYAIHPVAGRMPGHMNVLLAEADVPYEKLLEMEDANAEMPTTDAVLVLGANDVVNPAAKSDPASPIYGMPILEVENAKLVIVNKRSMKPGYAGIENELFFQPKTSMLFGDAKQVLQQLVAEIKQV; the protein is encoded by the coding sequence ATGGGACTCAGTGTACTATCTGTTATCTATCTGATCGGCTCTGTTACGTTTATCCTTGGCCTGAAAATGCTCAGTAAACCGGATACTGCCCGTAAAGGCAACCTGGTGGCGGCAGCCGGCATGGCACTCGCCATTCTGGGCACCATCTTCCTGTATAAATCCGACGGAAAACATCTGCATAACTACGGCTGGATAGCGGCCGGCCTCCTGATAGGCAGCGTCATCGGCGTGATGGCCGCCAGGAAAGTAAAGATGACGGCTATGCCGGAAATGGTGAGTATGTTCAACGGTATGGGAGGCGCCTGCGCCGCCCTTATCTCCGTGGTGGAGTTTGATCATCTGGTACATTCAAGGTTTAATCCCGGGGAGGTGTTCTCCGGGATGGCGGAACAGGCGGTGCTGCAGCTGCACCGGCTTCTCCAATCCAAGATTGAAGGCGGCGATCTGTCGGTGGACCTGAGCCCGGACCTGCGCGGGCATCTGCTGATTATCCTGCTGGGCCTGATCATCGGCGCTGTTTCGTTTGCAGGCAGCGTGGTGGCCTGGGGAAAACTCAATGGCCGTATCCGCGATTTTGCTTTCAAAGGACAACATATCGTCAACCTGGTGGTGATGGCGATAGTAGTGATCGGTGCGGCAGTGCTGGTACTGACGGTCAACCAGCGCGTGGAAGAAGCGATGAAAGCGGGTACCGCGGATGCATTGCTTGGTTTTCAACTGTTATTTTATCTGATACTGGTCTGCGCGCTGATCTATGGCGTGTTGTTCGTGCTGCCCATTGGCGGGGCTGACATGCCGGTGGTGATATCCCTGCTCAATTCCTTTACCGGCGTGGCCGCCGCCTGTGGCGGTTTCCTGTACGACAACCCGGTGATGCTTACCGGTGGCATCCTGGTAGGATCTGCCGGTACTATTCTGACGATCCTGATGTGCCGGGCGATGAACCGTTCGCTGAAAAATGTGCTGATCGGCTCTTTTGGCGGCGGCGCTGCGGCGGCCGCGGCGGGTGGCAAGGAACAGGGCAGCTACAAGGAAATCAGTTTGTCAGATGCCGCCGTGGTGATGGCTTATGCCAGTAAAGTGATGATCGTTCCCGGTTACGGCCTTGCCGTAGCACAGGCGCAACATGCCTGCCATGAACTGGAAAAACTGCTGGAAGATAAAGGGGTGGAGGTGAAGTATGCCATCCATCCGGTGGCAGGCCGTATGCCGGGCCATATGAACGTACTGCTGGCCGAAGCGGACGTGCCCTATGAGAAACTGCTGGAGATGGAAGACGCCAACGCCGAAATGCCCACGACCGACGCAGTGCTGGTATTGGGAGCCAATGACGTGGTGAACCCCGCCGCTAAAAGCGATCCTGCCAGTCCTATCTATGGGATGCCCATCCTGGAAGTGGAAAATGCCAAACTGGTAATCGTGAATAAACGCAGTATGAAGCCAGGTTATGCCGGCATCGAAAATGAGTTGTTTTTTCAACCAAAAACATCCATGCTGTTTGGTGATGCCAAACAGGTATTGCAGCAGCTGGTGGCAGAAATCAAGCAGGTATAG
- the hemA gene encoding glutamyl-tRNA reductase yields the protein MQVSHSKEIANFHIVGINYKKTDAAIRGLYAINPAQYQQLLEHARTVQLDDLFVLSTCNRTEVYGFANSAGDLLDLLSRETHGDRAQLEELAYVKSGEEAIRHLYQVGTGLDSQILGDYEIIGQIRNAAKFAKAQQCLGSFLERLVNSVLQVSKLIKTETGLSKGTVSVAFATVRLLERQCPDIRNKKIVLVGVGKIGRNTCKNMIEYLGVKEITLINRTLQVAADFAGQHGLRYAPYENMVPEMQAADVVLVASNAPEPTVLASHFHQSSPKLIVDLSIPFNVESAVGDLEHVSLINVDELSKVQDETLQNRLGEVPKALAIIEEYMAEFLYWYKMRKHAVVLKAVKDKLQEIHTREIQQQKNGSGYKVEDMEQVSSRIIQKMINLMAGKVRKETDKSDLYIAMINDIFEAGVKQD from the coding sequence ATGCAGGTCAGTCACTCAAAAGAAATAGCAAATTTTCATATCGTTGGCATCAACTATAAGAAAACCGACGCTGCTATCAGGGGATTATACGCCATTAATCCGGCCCAATACCAACAACTCCTGGAGCATGCCAGGACTGTGCAATTAGATGATCTCTTTGTACTCTCCACTTGTAACAGAACAGAAGTATACGGGTTCGCCAATTCTGCCGGCGACCTGCTGGACCTGCTGTCCCGCGAGACGCACGGCGATCGTGCGCAGCTGGAAGAACTGGCCTATGTTAAATCCGGCGAAGAAGCCATCCGTCACCTGTACCAGGTAGGCACCGGCCTCGACTCACAGATCCTCGGCGATTATGAGATCATCGGCCAGATACGCAACGCCGCCAAATTCGCCAAGGCGCAGCAATGCCTCGGCAGCTTCCTTGAAAGACTGGTCAACAGCGTACTGCAAGTCTCCAAACTGATCAAGACAGAAACCGGCCTTAGCAAAGGCACCGTATCAGTGGCTTTCGCCACCGTGCGCCTGCTGGAACGCCAATGCCCGGACATCCGCAATAAAAAAATCGTACTCGTAGGCGTAGGCAAAATAGGCCGCAACACCTGCAAGAACATGATAGAATACCTGGGCGTGAAAGAGATCACCCTCATCAACCGCACGCTCCAGGTGGCCGCCGATTTCGCCGGCCAGCACGGACTCCGCTACGCACCCTACGAAAACATGGTCCCTGAAATGCAGGCCGCCGATGTAGTGCTCGTAGCCTCCAATGCCCCCGAACCTACGGTACTGGCATCCCACTTCCATCAGTCCTCCCCTAAACTGATTGTCGACCTCTCCATCCCGTTCAACGTGGAATCGGCTGTAGGCGACCTGGAACATGTGTCCCTGATCAACGTCGATGAACTGTCCAAAGTACAGGACGAAACCCTGCAAAACAGGCTGGGTGAAGTGCCCAAAGCCCTCGCCATCATCGAGGAGTATATGGCCGAATTCCTCTACTGGTACAAAATGCGCAAACATGCCGTAGTACTCAAAGCAGTAAAAGACAAATTACAGGAGATCCACACCCGCGAAATACAACAACAGAAAAATGGCTCCGGCTATAAAGTGGAAGACATGGAACAGGTGTCTTCCCGTATCATCCAGAAAATGATCAATCTCATGGCAGGCAAGGTCCGCAAGGAAACCGACAAAAGCGACCTGTATATCGCCATGATCAACGATATTTTCGAAGCAGGCGTCAAGCAGGACTAA
- a CDS encoding methyltransferase RsmF C-terminal domain-like protein, whose product MNLRIFAGKSALSNQLPEALIASLEGLPGFDRAPFEQVHAAAEKITSLRFNPLKVPDAAAQGNILSALTAGGATQVPWSTAGYYLPQRPSFTLDPYFHAGAYYVQEASSMFLEYAVRATTNLGQPLKVLDLCAAPGGKSTLLQSLLNGQSLLVANEVIKPRAALLADNLSKWGGANVVVSNNDPRDFSRLPGYFDLVVIDAPCSGSGLFRRDPELIPEWSPENVQLCSQRQQRILADVLPALKEDGILIYSTCSFSKEEDEVILDWLANHFELENIPLNIPEEWQIVTTVTDKRNCTGYRFYPNRLKGEGFFISCFRKKEKAHAAKRKEAKSAAVNAKEKELLASWVQLPDGYGYLPHQDEMLILSPLLTTEIAFLQQQLYIRKAGVKAGQAGKKELIPDHQLAMSPLVADKVPVVDLELKAALQYLRKEDPGIDTPVRGWALMRYGQMALGWAKILPNRMNNYYPKELRILKDISGL is encoded by the coding sequence ATGAACCTTCGTATTTTTGCCGGAAAAAGCGCATTGTCCAATCAATTACCCGAAGCACTGATAGCCTCCCTGGAAGGCCTTCCCGGTTTTGACCGGGCGCCGTTTGAGCAGGTGCACGCAGCAGCAGAAAAAATCACTTCCCTGAGATTTAATCCATTGAAAGTACCTGATGCAGCAGCACAGGGGAATATTCTGTCTGCTTTGACGGCCGGCGGCGCCACGCAGGTGCCGTGGAGCACAGCGGGGTACTACCTGCCGCAGCGTCCTTCCTTTACGCTGGACCCCTACTTTCACGCAGGCGCGTATTATGTGCAGGAGGCTTCTTCCATGTTCCTGGAATATGCGGTGCGGGCAACGACCAACCTGGGCCAGCCGTTAAAGGTGCTGGACCTCTGCGCTGCGCCGGGCGGTAAATCCACGTTGCTGCAGTCTTTGCTCAACGGGCAAAGCCTGCTGGTGGCCAATGAGGTTATCAAGCCGAGAGCGGCGCTGCTGGCGGATAATCTGAGCAAATGGGGTGGCGCCAACGTAGTGGTGAGCAACAATGATCCGCGTGATTTCAGCCGGCTGCCGGGTTATTTTGACCTGGTGGTCATTGATGCGCCCTGCTCCGGTTCCGGCCTTTTCCGCAGGGACCCCGAGCTGATACCGGAATGGTCGCCGGAAAATGTGCAGCTCTGCAGCCAGCGCCAGCAAAGGATACTGGCCGATGTGCTGCCTGCGCTGAAAGAAGACGGTATCCTGATCTATTCCACCTGCTCTTTCTCAAAAGAAGAAGATGAGGTGATACTGGACTGGCTGGCCAATCATTTTGAACTGGAAAATATACCGCTGAATATCCCGGAAGAATGGCAGATAGTCACAACGGTAACGGATAAACGAAATTGTACCGGTTACCGTTTTTATCCCAACCGGCTGAAGGGGGAAGGTTTTTTTATCAGCTGTTTCCGCAAGAAGGAAAAGGCTCACGCGGCGAAGCGTAAAGAGGCAAAGTCCGCGGCCGTGAATGCAAAAGAAAAGGAGCTGTTAGCCTCCTGGGTACAGTTGCCCGACGGGTATGGCTATCTGCCCCACCAGGACGAAATGTTGATTTTATCCCCATTGTTAACAACAGAAATCGCATTCTTGCAACAACAGTTGTATATTCGCAAGGCGGGCGTTAAAGCCGGCCAGGCAGGAAAGAAGGAACTGATACCGGACCATCAGCTGGCCATGAGCCCACTGGTAGCGGATAAAGTGCCGGTAGTGGACCTGGAGCTGAAAGCAGCGTTGCAATATCTGCGCAAGGAAGATCCGGGCATCGATACCCCTGTCAGAGGCTGGGCGTTGATGCGTTACGGCCAGATGGCCCTGGGATGGGCCAAAATACTCCCCAACCGCATGAACAACTATTATCCTAAAGAACTCCGTATTTTGAAAGATATCAGCGGGTTGTAA
- the hemG gene encoding protoporphyrinogen oxidase codes for MPQKPVLIIGAGVSGLSIAYELQKRGVPYQVLEAAGHSGGVIQSFNKEGFELDAGPNTIAATPETMAFLREIGLEQEILTATAASKNRFLVRNNRLHAVSPHPFKIMGSDYISRGSKWRLFTERFRKPAPVQGEETVTHFVERRFNKEIADYLFDPILSGIYAGDPDHLSIAEVLPALPRWEREYGSVTKGLMKEKGVMAGRKIISLAGGNQTLTRRLQERLQTPVRFQTTVKKIVVAPDGGYQAVCDGQHGESLLEADRIILTTPAYAAARQLAALDEGLSALLQQVRYPRMGVLHLGFDASALPQPLEGFGFLVPHAEKLHFLGAICNSAIFPHKAPDGKLLLTVFTGGSRQEHYFDELGVAQLQETVVREVRSLLGLTAGPVMQHFSFIQQAIPQLNTGHAKLRAAVAAMEHNYPGILLRSNFVQGVALPALIQHAVSLADKLKKN; via the coding sequence ATGCCACAAAAACCCGTTTTGATCATCGGGGCCGGTGTTTCCGGCCTGAGCATCGCCTACGAGCTGCAGAAAAGAGGAGTGCCTTACCAGGTGCTGGAAGCAGCCGGTCATAGCGGCGGTGTGATACAGTCATTCAACAAAGAAGGTTTTGAGCTGGACGCCGGTCCGAATACCATCGCCGCTACGCCGGAAACGATGGCGTTTCTGCGGGAAATCGGCCTGGAGCAGGAGATACTGACTGCTACCGCTGCCAGCAAGAACCGTTTCCTGGTAAGAAACAACCGGTTGCATGCTGTATCGCCTCATCCGTTCAAGATCATGGGATCTGATTATATCAGTCGTGGCAGCAAATGGCGCCTGTTTACCGAACGGTTCCGCAAACCCGCGCCGGTACAGGGCGAAGAGACGGTCACACATTTCGTGGAGCGCCGGTTCAACAAAGAGATAGCCGATTATTTATTCGATCCGATATTATCCGGTATTTATGCCGGTGATCCCGACCATCTCAGCATTGCCGAGGTATTGCCCGCATTGCCGCGCTGGGAAAGGGAATATGGCAGCGTCACCAAAGGGCTCATGAAAGAAAAGGGGGTGATGGCGGGCCGTAAGATCATCAGCCTCGCGGGTGGTAACCAAACGCTGACGCGGCGTTTGCAGGAACGTCTGCAAACACCGGTGCGTTTTCAGACGACCGTGAAAAAAATCGTAGTGGCGCCTGATGGCGGCTACCAGGCGGTTTGCGACGGGCAGCACGGGGAATCCCTGCTGGAGGCCGACCGTATTATCCTGACCACGCCGGCTTATGCCGCTGCGCGGCAGCTGGCGGCGCTGGACGAAGGGCTGTCCGCCTTGTTGCAACAGGTACGTTACCCGCGCATGGGCGTACTGCACCTGGGCTTCGACGCCAGCGCGCTGCCACAGCCGCTGGAAGGGTTTGGTTTCCTGGTGCCGCATGCAGAAAAACTGCATTTCCTCGGCGCCATCTGCAATTCGGCCATCTTCCCGCATAAAGCGCCCGATGGGAAACTGCTGCTGACCGTTTTTACAGGCGGTTCCCGGCAGGAACATTATTTCGATGAACTGGGCGTTGCGCAGTTACAGGAAACGGTGGTCAGAGAGGTCCGTTCCCTGCTGGGGTTGACAGCAGGTCCGGTGATGCAGCATTTTAGTTTTATTCAACAGGCTATTCCGCAACTGAATACCGGACATGCAAAGTTGCGTGCTGCCGTTGCCGCCATGGAACATAACTATCCCGGTATACTGCTCAGGAGTAATTTTGTGCAGGGGGTAGCCTTACCTGCGCTGATACAGCATGCCGTGTCGCTGGCAGATAAACTGAAGAAAAATTAA